Proteins found in one Methanospirillum hungatei JF-1 genomic segment:
- a CDS encoding pentapeptide repeat-containing protein, whose translation MADEKQVEAIKGGVASWNQWKAENPRKRPDLRGAHLTGLSLDGINLNGARLSETDFEFSSLRKANFAGADLTRANLSNTDLTDAIFLNANLQGARLTGATVTRADFRGANVAGADLRQIKRGL comes from the coding sequence GTGGCTGACGAAAAACAGGTTGAAGCAATAAAGGGAGGTGTCGCTTCATGGAATCAGTGGAAGGCAGAAAATCCAAGGAAAAGACCGGATCTCAGAGGTGCTCATCTGACAGGCCTCTCCCTAGATGGGATCAACCTGAACGGGGCACGATTATCTGAAACCGACTTTGAATTTTCCAGCTTAAGAAAAGCGAATTTTGCCGGGGCAGACCTCACCAGGGCAAACCTTTCCAATACTGACCTGACCGACGCGATATTCCTGAATGCAAATCTGCAGGGTGCCCGACTTACCGGGGCAACGGTCACCAGGGCAGATTTCCGGGGCGCAAATGTTGCCGGGGCAGATCTCAGGCAGATAAAGCGCGGGCTCTGA
- the cofH gene encoding 5-amino-6-(D-ribitylamino)uracil--L-tyrosine 4-hydroxyphenyl transferase CofH → MHLQTLLSDTLAGHRLTPDEATFLFSVTGPEVFDLFRAADELCRQKNGNRVTFVRNQNIHITNICKNLCGFCGFGRTKNSPGAYLFGESEVKEQVRAAKERKVSEICFLSGVHPDFTLETYLQFMRWVHEVYPSVHIHAFSPDEVDFVARKENLPTSDVIDRLMKGGLGTLQGTAAEILVDDVRKTICPAKVKTDVWERITREAHGRGLRSTATIMYGSTETPRDRAEHLDRIRKIQDETGGFTEMVLLTYIHQKTPLFEKGLVQSGPTGRDDLVTTAVCRLFLDNFDHIQVSWPKLGVKMTQMALLAGADDLAGTMYLDDVTGEAGGGMGEYLDPKEMEHICADLGRVLAERTTLYSIVS, encoded by the coding sequence ATGCATCTGCAGACCCTCTTATCTGACACCCTTGCTGGTCATCGTCTCACTCCGGATGAGGCAACATTCCTGTTTTCAGTCACGGGCCCGGAGGTGTTTGATCTCTTTCGTGCAGCAGATGAGCTCTGCAGGCAAAAAAACGGTAACCGGGTGACCTTTGTCAGAAACCAGAACATTCATATCACCAATATCTGTAAGAACCTCTGTGGATTCTGCGGGTTTGGCCGGACAAAAAACAGCCCGGGGGCATACCTGTTTGGCGAGAGTGAAGTAAAGGAGCAGGTACGGGCGGCAAAAGAGCGGAAAGTCTCTGAGATCTGTTTTCTCTCCGGGGTGCATCCTGATTTTACTCTGGAGACGTACTTGCAGTTCATGAGATGGGTCCATGAGGTCTATCCATCGGTGCATATTCATGCGTTCTCCCCTGATGAGGTGGATTTTGTCGCACGAAAGGAGAATCTTCCGACATCAGATGTTATTGACCGTCTTATGAAGGGGGGTCTTGGCACTCTTCAGGGGACCGCTGCCGAGATCCTGGTCGATGATGTCAGAAAGACGATATGTCCGGCGAAAGTTAAGACCGATGTGTGGGAGCGGATAACACGGGAAGCACACGGCCGTGGTCTTCGGTCAACGGCAACTATTATGTATGGATCTACGGAGACTCCCCGGGATCGTGCAGAACACCTGGACCGAATCAGGAAGATTCAGGATGAGACCGGTGGATTTACCGAGATGGTCCTTCTTACGTATATCCATCAGAAGACCCCCCTGTTTGAGAAAGGCCTGGTGCAGTCCGGGCCGACCGGACGGGATGATCTGGTGACCACCGCGGTCTGCCGGCTCTTTCTGGATAACTTTGACCATATCCAGGTGTCATGGCCGAAACTTGGTGTGAAAATGACACAGATGGCTTTGCTTGCCGGTGCGGATGACCTTGCCGGGACGATGTACCTGGATGATGTCACCGGGGAAGCGGGAGGCGGGATGGGTGAATACCTGGATCCAAAAGAGATGGAGCATATCTGTGCGGACCTTGGCAGGGTTCTTGCAGAACGGACCACCCTGTATTCTATCGTCTCTTGA
- a CDS encoding S26 family signal peptidase → MADQKAKKSIQDKIIRFWKSEEQIPSAVREIASVLVTVGAVVAVLLIICGTWPAIVTIESESMVPHMNVGDLVLVVAGDRYGSLQSMEEGNSSGYEKFGMPGDVIIYRPNGNTELHPIIHRAMFWVEEGEEIVVTAGQRTGTYTAPHAGYITKGDNNPVIDQVGWSNYRNLGGPIEPVKKEWIIGKAMYQVPLVGYLPLNIVPVIIIVVVIMVLHELYLRNRAKREEEMKSGRKV, encoded by the coding sequence ATGGCAGATCAAAAGGCCAAGAAATCAATACAGGATAAAATTATCAGGTTCTGGAAGAGCGAGGAGCAGATACCGTCAGCGGTCAGGGAGATTGCATCAGTTCTGGTAACCGTCGGGGCAGTGGTTGCCGTACTGCTCATCATCTGTGGAACCTGGCCGGCGATCGTGACCATCGAGTCAGAGAGCATGGTCCCACATATGAATGTCGGGGATCTGGTTCTGGTGGTCGCCGGGGACCGGTACGGATCTCTGCAAAGCATGGAAGAGGGGAATAGTTCTGGATATGAGAAGTTCGGGATGCCCGGCGATGTCATCATTTACCGCCCGAATGGCAATACCGAGCTCCATCCCATCATTCACCGTGCCATGTTCTGGGTAGAAGAGGGTGAGGAGATCGTCGTTACTGCTGGCCAGAGAACAGGGACGTATACCGCTCCTCATGCAGGATATATTACCAAAGGTGATAATAACCCGGTGATCGATCAGGTCGGATGGTCAAATTACCGGAACCTGGGAGGACCCATCGAACCGGTTAAGAAGGAGTGGATCATCGGGAAAGCCATGTATCAGGTTCCCCTGGTCGGATACCTTCCCCTCAATATTGTTCCGGTTATCATCATTGTGGTCGTTATCATGGTCCTTCATGAACTCTATCTCCGAAACCGGGCAAAGCGGGAGGAGGAGATGAAATCGGGCAGGAAGGTCTGA